ataatataaaaaaaattgatcaTATATCAtcttataaatttaattatcTTAATTTTATTGATTTTCATAAACTCTCCTTATTTTTTGCAGTAGCAGAAAACagtaaaatttttatatgggACCAGCCCGcatcatattataataaagacataaaaatataagataaaaaggaaaacaaTTATATGTGCATATACATGTTTTGATTGTTCATTGAttacatattaaaattttacttaaattatttaattatatagataattttttttgttttaaaaaaaaaaaataaaaaataaaaaataaaaaataaaaaataaaaaataaaaacaatatataatacataatatataaaaaatataatatataaaatataaaaagttaattaaagttaaaaaaaaaaaaaatatatatatatatatatatatatatatataatataatataatatatatatatatataatttcttaatatattaaaaaaaaaagcttgACTATTACACAACCAATCGGTAGGTAACATATCTTCCTGCCGTTTCACTAGGCCTAATAATTTTAACAAcctaaataataaaaatagaaatatatgcgtatatatttatgtgatgGTAATAAATACAGCATTGATATATCACAACaagacatataaaaatattttactcATGTCTACAATAAATAATCTTTGagcatatataatattatttcaatttaataatttttatttgtttatttatttattttacctGTCCTTTTGATAATCCAAAATATCGACATACAGGGTCGACATCTTGAATTCTCGGTAATTTATTTTCCATAAtctgaaaaattaaaaaaaaataaaataatatatatatatatatttaattgaaTATACTAATACAgagtattaaataatatatatatatatatatatatatatatatatatttaattttatatgtatttattatttttaccttATATCTTTGAAgcaagttttttttttcatcgcTTGTTAGAGGAATATGCCTTGGGACTAATTCGTGCTTTGTTATATTAACCtacaaaaattttaataaataatataaaatatatatatatatatatatattattttattctgtTCATGTGAGagatatataattgtatatatattagtaattataatttgttttattctaatttgttttattttttttttattttttaccaATAATTCAGTATCTAAAAAGTTTTCTATAATATGTCTTGGGGCTGCTTCCTTAATGGCCTAaaggataaaataaaaatataggaaatatataggatgatatatatttaatatattttattatttttataaataggagtgcatatctatatattaacTTACATCTCTAGCAAAAggtgttaatatattttgtgttACAAGAATAGCACGTTGAATAGATTTTTCTTCCATCCTTTCGGTTAATCTATtataagtaataaaaaatataaaacataaaacataaaacGAGATGAATAAATCATAAttgatttttatataactaattgttttatcattttataattttataatatttgtgtttgttttaattattaaattatttatatatttatttttgactTACTCCCTTAATGGTTTAACCCCTGTTTTTTTAACTTCATCTGCAAAGTAAACTATAATTCTATTGTTTGCATCGTTTTTATGACTAGTACTAATACCCATTTTAGATCGTCTATAAGAGGAAAgacaaaagaaaaagataatataagttaataatatattaaatatatatatatatatagcatATATGTTgtcatatattttgtattactGTCTATCATTATCTTCAAACATTTCTTTAAAAGATGAAAAGTTTTCAAGTTTTTCTCGTGGAGTTATAATATAACCCCTATCCTCCAACATTTCACAACAAGTTTTTCGACATTTATAAAATCTTGTTATTGGATCTtccatattttcttatttttttaaaacatagaATCggaataaaatatgtaatgttattaaatattttaattattaaatactCAATTGGAATTGGGGTAGGGATAAttcagaaaaaataaaaacaaaaaaaaaataaaaaataatataaatattatacatataaatatatttttttttattattattattttaaaatgcttttaatattttattttatcatttcgGATATCttctataaaaaatgttttacattttaatatattttttttcttatgttttatttattacattcGTTATTTAactcatattattaatttatcagctttttatgtttttcctCTTTTTGTTGTcatgaaatatttatatattttttataatgtatattaaatatggaagaaataagaattatgaaatataaatgtatatttgtCAAACGGGATTTCAATAGTTTttcatacaaatatatatatttatctatgataagatattattttattcttcttatttatttatttatatggaagaaaagaaaaaaatatgtgataaatatcaaaattgttatatatatataaattgagATATTACATAtagtttattattacataaaattatatatatataggaaaaaaaaagaaatcgtacgtataattttttttttatattattatatattcaatattataatatataaaacaaactatcatttatatatataatattctatatacaggattttttttttttttttttttttttttttataatgtttataatatagaacaaatatttaaatttttataaggaATGAATATTAAACAATTatgttaataattatataaaaataaataatttttttttttcccttgtGATAACTGAATAAGGCAAGgtattaaacatataatataaaataataagtaaaccacaaaatggaaaaataaatattaatccgttgttatatatatatatatatatatatatatatatatatatgtatattattatattatttgtattataaaataGGTAATTGTCAcaatttaaacatatataaatgtataataatatgcccactttataattataaataataatgatatgaatacaaaataaaatttaacataaaataaatgtgaaattaataaaaaggaaaattcatataaataagttattattatattttaaggGAATATATAAGacgtatgtatatattaaatatatattttttttttttttttttttttttttttttttcttattaaattTACACCCATcctattatattttgttcaaTAAGATTGATTATTAGTTTGATTCCAATTTTTGTATCATTTAaacaatttatatatcttaaaTTACCATTTGAATATTTTCGAAATAATTGTTgataatgtatttttatttcttctaaaGTTTCTAAACAATCTGAAGAGAAAGATGGGCTAACAATATCTATTTGTGTATATCCTTGTTTGGCTAGCTGTATTATGGTATCTTCAATACATGGTTTTATCCATTGTTGTCCTTTTATATTTGATTGAAATACTAATATATAATCATCTTTATTAAGATTTAATGCCTTaactaatttttttgtacttTCAATACAAAAGAAAGGATATAGATCTCCTTGAATAACATTTCTTGTAGGTAAACTATGAtaagaaataattaattttttactttttccATAATTTGTCCAataattttcaatattttctttcattgtatttataaaaatatcattaAAACAATAACCAGATATAAATCTAAGCTCAGGCACATTACTCCagttttttaaattcttacCTATGCAATCTAAAGTTGAAGACACAGTACATTCTGCTGATTGAGGATATAAAGGGAGGACTAAAagtttatttatgttttcttTATGTAGATATTCTAAACCTTTTTTTATGGACCTTTCACCATATCTCATACCATAACTGATGACAACATTGTTATCATACCTACAAATTAGGAGGccattccaaaaaaaaaaaaaaaatatatatatatgagataATAAtggaacatatatatatatatatatatgtatgtatgtttcattatatattaatataaatttttattattataatattaattttacttTTCGTTTAGAATCTTTTTTAATGCTAAACACTGATTATGAGTATTAACACATAATGGTGATCCATCCTTTATCcatatacttttatattttgataagACCTTGCCTAATCATaacacaaaaatatatatatttgtgtattatttaatattgtgAATAACTATATTTCGgttcttataaaaaaaaaaaaaaaaaatttatattataatgtctagaattgtatttatatatatttatctccctaaatgataatattgaatgttgatgtttatattttttttttattttttgttgagacttataaaataaaaatactacactatattatatatatatttatatttatatatttattttatttgtaccACTCCTAAAAGGTAGTACAAATGTGTATAATATTGGAAGCCATAGAAACCTGTTCAATTTTACAACTCGAGGATCACTCAAAAattctacaaaaaaaaaaaaatatatatatatatttatatatatttatttatacattcatataacaaatgaatgataaaatattcaaTCATTTATGCCTTTCTATAATCTTTTATAACTATTtcgttatattatttttacacaAAAGTTCGGAATACcagataaatatttatataaagacCAATAGGTTAATTTTTCAGGGCTCCCTAAATTTGTAATTAGTATtcctattttatttttattgagGTTGCTAATTTTCtcttttgatatttttaatttgttacAATTCAAAAATTCCTGTAcgtccatttttttttttttttttttttttttaatatcaaaaaaataaatataaaatgtaaatattaaaaaatatataaatgtataaatataatagtttttttaaatattaagtataatataaattaaaattttataggAGAGGAGCAAAACAAATTGTAAGCAAATAGCACCAAATATATGTAGTAATATCTGTTCttaaaacaagaaaaaaatatatcggaaaaaaaaaaaaaaaaaaaaaaaatatacatttatatatatataataaataaaaatatatgtaaattaaaaatatttatatatatatatatatatatataatttatttaattttcttttatatattttataaatatttttaagagttatttctttataaaaggatataattattttatatattatattactgtaaaaaaattcatttttcatattttctacatatatatatatatatatatatatatatatatttttatatttttgtttattttattcttttataaaatatttaaaaattcataatatttattaaatacatatattttgaaaatacaTTTTCACCTTCATTTTCATACTAATGGTAAGAtcacaaaaagaaaaaaaaaaaaaaaattgaaaggCCTGTGAAatgaaaattaatttatcttttaataaaaacaaagaaaataaaaatagaaataaaaatgggGATACAAACATAGATAATGATCAAAGGAATAATAAAAGTTATAAGGAAAATAATCCTACGACtagaaataaaatagaaacaATATTTTCTATGTCTGATGAGGAAGAAAct
This region of Plasmodium sp. gorilla clade G2 genome assembly, chromosome: 13 genomic DNA includes:
- a CDS encoding DNA-directed RNA polymerase II, putative; its protein translation is MEDPITRFYKCRKTCCEMLEDRGYIITPREKLENFSSFKEMFEDNDRQRSKMGISTSHKNDANNRIIVYFADEVKKTGVKPLRELTERMEEKSIQRAILVTQNILTPFARDAIKEAAPRHIIENFLDTELLVNITKHELVPRHIPLTSDEKKNLLQRYKIMENKLPRIQDVDPVCRYFGLSKGQVVKIIRPSETAGRYVTYRLVV
- a CDS encoding ferrochelatase gives rise to the protein MDVQEFLNCNKLKISKEKISNLNKNKIGILITNLGSPEKLTYWSLYKYLSEFLSDPRVVKLNRFLWLPILYTFVLPFRSGKVLSKYKSIWIKDGSPLCVNTHNQCLALKKILNEKYDNNVVISYGMRYGERSIKKGLEYLHKENINKLLVLPLYPQSAECTVSSTLDCIGKNLKNWSNVPELRFISGYCFNDIFINTMKENIENYWTNYGKSKKLIISYHSLPTRNVIQGDLYPFFCIESTKKLVKALNLNKDDYILVFQSNIKGQQWIKPCIEDTIIQLAKQGYTQIDIVSPSFSSDCLETLEEIKIHYQQLFRKYSNGNLRYINCLNDTKIGIKLIINLIEQNIIGWV